A portion of the Bacteroidota bacterium genome contains these proteins:
- a CDS encoding transposase, producing MKKIYLVVILVIISIINLLGQEYYTNWKELGPWRTPPGDWGTGKGWVECFEVDPKTYNFEDDEFKTIYVGSCTGGLFKTTNALADKPVWINLTDAKKFLGSWVAKAIASGIKLMKKFAHLLLAHRTGIYNWFYYRISTGPLEGMNNKIKVLKRKAYGYRDVQYFKLKIYNL from the coding sequence ATGAAAAAGATATATTTAGTAGTTATCTTAGTTATTATTAGTATAATAAATTTATTAGGTCAGGAGTATTATACAAATTGGAAAGAATTAGGTCCTTGGAGAACACCACCAGGTGATTGGGGTACCGGCAAAGGTTGGGTTGAGTGTTTTGAGGTTGATCCTAAAACATATAATTTTGAGGATGATGAATTTAAAACCATATATGTAGGCAGTTGTACAGGTGGCTTATTTAAAACAACTAATGCTTTAGCTGATAAACCTGTATGGATTAACCTAACAGATGCAAAAAAGTTTTTAGGTTCTTGGGTTGCAAAAGCAATAGCTTCTGGAATAAAACTAATGAAAAAATTTGCTCATTTACTATTGGCTCATAGAACAGGTATTTATAATTGGTTTTATTATAGAATTTCAACAGGACCTCTTGAAGGAATGAATAATAAGATTAAAGTTTTGAAAAGAAAAGCATATGGCTACCGAGATGTCCAATATTTTAAGCTTAAAATTTATAATTTA
- a CDS encoding T9SS type A sorting domain-containing protein translates to MKWLNIIIINFYILFSLNLSAQDFIDIFLDFDEPDSMIYIDTTEKENIWQIGNPSKIIFNKAISLPNAILTDTINYYPVNNYSEFYITMNLKKDTLFIFRFFNISFVYKINSDSLNDFGMIEVSFDDGLTWLNLISDHSGKYFNWNTKPLLSGSINKWEYLNCDFKCENKFMQDAETAIFRFSFHSDSINNNKEGWMIDNIRISAAYKHIGINKNNHEKLNFVFPNPVSSCSIITIDNIKENILSMQVYNYNGQLIKQLNNKKKNLYIINSDYSKGLYLLQIQTKKNIYLSKFIIN, encoded by the coding sequence ATGAAATGGTTAAATATTATAATTATTAATTTTTATATTTTATTCTCTTTGAATTTGAGTGCACAAGATTTTATTGATATTTTTTTAGACTTTGACGAACCAGATTCAATGATTTATATTGATACTACCGAAAAAGAAAATATTTGGCAAATAGGAAACCCATCAAAAATAATATTCAATAAAGCAATATCATTACCAAATGCTATTTTAACAGATACAATAAATTATTATCCGGTAAATAATTATTCTGAATTTTATATTACAATGAATCTTAAAAAGGATACTTTATTCATCTTTCGTTTTTTTAATATATCCTTTGTGTATAAAATTAATTCAGATTCACTAAACGATTTTGGAATGATTGAAGTATCATTTGATGATGGATTGACATGGTTGAATCTGATTAGTGATCATTCAGGGAAATATTTTAATTGGAATACTAAGCCTTTATTGAGTGGTTCAATAAATAAATGGGAATATTTAAATTGTGACTTTAAATGTGAAAATAAGTTTATGCAGGATGCAGAAACAGCTATTTTTAGATTTAGCTTTCATTCAGATAGTATAAATAATAATAAAGAAGGTTGGATGATTGATAATATTAGAATTAGTGCCGCTTATAAACATATTGGAATTAATAAAAATAACCATGAAAAATTGAATTTCGTATTTCCAAATCCTGTATCATCATGCTCAATAATTACTATTGATAACATTAAAGAGAATATATTATCGATGCAGGTATATAACTATAATGGACAATTAATTAAGCAATTAAATAATAAGAAGAAAAACCTCTATATTATAAATTCAGATTATTCAAAAGGTCTTTATCTGTTACAAATTCAAACAAAAAAGAACATATATTTATCAAAATTCATTATTAATTAA